One Formosa agariphila KMM 3901 genomic window, TATATTTTAAATCTGCTGCCATTCCTTTTCCAACACCATAAGTTTTGGTTGGAGTATTAACAGAAATAAATATCATTTCGGCTTCATCGATAGCTTTATCTACCTCAGTTGAGAAGAACAAGTTTCTTCCACGAGCTTCTCCAACAACTTTATCTAGACCAGGTTCATAAATAGGTAAATTATCTAAATTACTATCATTCCACGCAGCTATACGTTTTTCATTTAAATCAACTACAGTAACTTTAATTCCTGGGTTTTTTTGAGCGATTACCGCCATTGTAGGGCCTCCAACATACCCCGCACCGATACAACAAATGTTTTTAATTTTCATTCTAATTTATTTAGATAATTTAACTTGTTTAAGAGAAGCATGATGTTCTAAAAACCAAGCATAAGTTTTTTTAATTCCTTGTAATAATTCTATTTCATATTTCCAACCTGCACCTTTTAGCTTAGAAACATCCATTAACTTTCTAGGTGTACCGTCAGGTTTTTCTGAATCCCAAATAATATCGCCTTGATGTCCGATAACATTTTGAATTGTTTCTGCTAATTCTTTTATTGTAACATCTGTACCTGTACCGACATTATATAAATGTTCTGGAAGCTTGTTGTTTACAGCAAATACTACAGCTTGAGCCATATCATCTACATATAAAAATTCACGCATTGGCGTTCCACTTCCCCATAAGGTAACGGGTGTGTTTCCATTCTCTTTCGCCTCGTGAAACTTACGAAGCATAGCTGGTAAAACATGTGAAGTATTTAAATCAAAATTATCGAAAGAGCCATATAAATTTGTTGGCATTAAGCTTACAAAATCTTTATTATATTGCTTTCTAATAGCTTCACAAGCTTTAACACCTGTAATCTTAGCAATGGCATACCATTCGTTTGTAGGCTCCAAACTGTCTGTTAACAAACAGTCCTCTTTTAATGGTTGTGGCGCTAATTTTGGATAAATACATGAACTTCCTAAAAAGATAAACTTCTCTACATTTTGTTTATGAGCCGTATCAATTAAATTATTTTGAATTTGTAAATTCTCCATTAAAAATTGATAAGGAAACTCGCTATTTGCTAAAATTCCTCCAACACGTGCTGCAGCATCTATAATAACATTTGGATGTTCTGAAGCTATAAATTCTGAAACAGCATCTTGGTTACGTAAATCTAATTCTGAACTCGTCTTTCCTATTAAATTTGTATAACCATCTGCTTCTAAAGCTCGCCATACAGCTGAACCCACCATACCACGATGGCCTGCAATGTATATTTTGGATTGTTTATGTATACTATTCATTTTACAGTTTTAAGCCTATTCGAAATAATTTAAAGTATCATATCCGTTCTCTTTCAAAAACTGATCTTTTTGCATCAACTTGATATCACTTTGCATCATATCTTTTACTAAATCTTGTAAATCGTATTTCGGAATCCAACCTAATTTATTGTTTGCTTTTGAAGCATCTCCGATAAGCAATTCAACTTCAGTTGGTCTAAAATATTTAGGATCTACAGCCAACACTTCTTTTCCTTTTTCTAATTGAAAATCTGGATTTTCGCACGCAAGAACATAGGCTTTTTCTTCAACGCCTTCGCCTTTAAACTCTAAAGTAATTCCTAATTCAGCAAATGCCATTCTTACAAATTCTCTAACACGAGTTGTTTTTCCAGTAGCAATAACCCAATCTTCGGCTTCTTCAGCTTGAAGAATCATCCACATCATACGAACATAATCTTTCGCATGTCCCCAGTCACGTTCTGCATCCAAATTTCCTAAGAAAAATTTATCTTGAAGTCCTAAAGCAATTCTGGAAACGGCTCTTGTAATTTTACGTGTTACAAACGTTTCCCCACGAATTGGTGATTCATGATTGAATAAAATTCCGTTACAAGCATACATATTATAAGCTTCACGGTAATTTACGGTAATCCAATATGCATACATTTTTGCAACCGCATACGGACTACGCGGATAAAAAGGCGTAGTTTCCGATTGTGGTACTTCTTGTACTTTACCATACAATTCTGAAGTAGATGCTTGATAAATTCTTGTTTTCTTTTCTATACCTAATAAACGCACAGCATCTAATATACGTAACGTCCCTAATCCATCTGCATTTCCAGTATACTCAGGAATTTCGAAAGACACATGTACGTGGCTCATCGCTGCAAGATTGTAAATTTCGTCTGGTTGAATTTCTTTTATTAAACGAATTAAATTTGTACTATCGGTCATATCGCCATAGTGCAAAAAGAAATTACGGTTATCGATATGTGGATCTTGATATAAATGATCGATTCGATCTGTATTAAAAAGTGAAGATCGACGTTTTAAACCGTGAACTTCATATCCTTTTTTTAATAAAAATTCACTCAAATAGGCACCATCTTGGCCCGTTACACCTGTAATTAAAGCTACTTTATTGCTCATTATGTTTTTACTTTATTTTTTTCTATAAATTCTTCCAATACCAAGCTACTGCCTCTTCAATACCTTTCTCGATAGTATGCGTTGGTTGGTATTCTAATTTTGTCTTTGCTTTTTCAATACTAGCTAATGAATGTGGAATATCTCCTAAACGATTTGGTCCATGTTTGATATTTACTTTTGCTATTTCAACATCAAACTTAGACAAGTATTTTTTTAAATAATTTGTTAATTCTAATAATGTAGTACGATCTCCTACAGCTGTATTATACACCTCGTTCAGAGCTTCTTCATTAGTAGTTGTAATGGCTAGCAGATTCATTTGCAATACATTATCTATGTAAGTAAAATCGCGTGAATAAGAACCATCGCCATTAATTAATGGACTCTCATGTTTCATAAACTGTTTTACAAATAAAGGAATAACTGCCGCGTAAGCTCCGTTAGGGTCTTGACGACGACCAAATACATTGAAATAACGTAAACCAACAGTATTCAACCCATAAGTTGAGTTAAAAATATCTGCATATAATTCGTTAACATACTTAGTGATTGCATATGGAGACAATGGTTTCCCTATTATATGTTCTACTTTTGGTAATCCTTCAGAATCTCCATAAGTGGAACTACTCGCTGCATATACAAAACGTTTCACTTTTGCATCGCGTGAAGCTACTAACATATTTAGAAAGCCATTTACATTAACTTCGTTTGAAGTAATTGGATCTACAATTGACCTTGGTACCGACCCTAAAGCTGCCTGATGCAACACAAAGTCTACACCTTGACAAGCCTTATGACAAATCTCTAAATCACGAATATCGCCTTCTATTAACGTAAACTGATTATTTGCCAAATAAGATTCAATATTATGTTTATGTCCGGTTGAAAAATTATCTAAACAAATTACATTTGCTTTGTTTTCTAATAAAACCTCTACTAAATTTGAACCTATAAAGCCTGCTCCACCTGTTACTAAAACCGTTTTATTTTGTAAACTAGGTTTATTCAATTCTGCTATCATAATTATTTTTTTCAAGATTCCAATTACAAACGTTTATTAACTATCTCATTAGGGAGGATGCCTTTTACGTCATAAACAATTGCGTTAGTAGCTTTAAGT contains:
- a CDS encoding GDP-L-fucose synthase family protein, with product MHKQSKIYIAGHRGMVGSAVWRALEADGYTNLIGKTSSELDLRNQDAVSEFIASEHPNVIIDAAARVGGILANSEFPYQFLMENLQIQNNLIDTAHKQNVEKFIFLGSSCIYPKLAPQPLKEDCLLTDSLEPTNEWYAIAKITGVKACEAIRKQYNKDFVSLMPTNLYGSFDNFDLNTSHVLPAMLRKFHEAKENGNTPVTLWGSGTPMREFLYVDDMAQAVVFAVNNKLPEHLYNVGTGTDVTIKELAETIQNVIGHQGDIIWDSEKPDGTPRKLMDVSKLKGAGWKYEIELLQGIKKTYAWFLEHHASLKQVKLSK
- the gmd gene encoding GDP-mannose 4,6-dehydratase, with product MSNKVALITGVTGQDGAYLSEFLLKKGYEVHGLKRRSSLFNTDRIDHLYQDPHIDNRNFFLHYGDMTDSTNLIRLIKEIQPDEIYNLAAMSHVHVSFEIPEYTGNADGLGTLRILDAVRLLGIEKKTRIYQASTSELYGKVQEVPQSETTPFYPRSPYAVAKMYAYWITVNYREAYNMYACNGILFNHESPIRGETFVTRKITRAVSRIALGLQDKFFLGNLDAERDWGHAKDYVRMMWMILQAEEAEDWVIATGKTTRVREFVRMAFAELGITLEFKGEGVEEKAYVLACENPDFQLEKGKEVLAVDPKYFRPTEVELLIGDASKANNKLGWIPKYDLQDLVKDMMQSDIKLMQKDQFLKENGYDTLNYFE
- a CDS encoding SDR family oxidoreductase; this translates as MIAELNKPSLQNKTVLVTGGAGFIGSNLVEVLLENKANVICLDNFSTGHKHNIESYLANNQFTLIEGDIRDLEICHKACQGVDFVLHQAALGSVPRSIVDPITSNEVNVNGFLNMLVASRDAKVKRFVYAASSSTYGDSEGLPKVEHIIGKPLSPYAITKYVNELYADIFNSTYGLNTVGLRYFNVFGRRQDPNGAYAAVIPLFVKQFMKHESPLINGDGSYSRDFTYIDNVLQMNLLAITTTNEEALNEVYNTAVGDRTTLLELTNYLKKYLSKFDVEIAKVNIKHGPNRLGDIPHSLASIEKAKTKLEYQPTHTIEKGIEEAVAWYWKNL